GGCCCTGCGGGCGGCGGCACGTGTCTACGGCGACGGTTGGCGCCTGGAAGGTGCGACGCTCGCCGTGACTCTCGAGCCGTGCACGATGTGCGCCGGAGCGTTGGTTCTCGCCCGCGTCTCGCGGGTCGTATTCGGAGCCTGGGAGCCCAAAACCGGTGCCGTCGGGTCGCTGTGGGACGTCGTTCGGGACAGAAGATTGACGTACCGTCCGCAGGTGCGTGGTGGGGTGCTCGAAGACGAATGCGCTGGGCTTTTGGAGGATTTCTTTCGCGGCCAACGGGCCTGATTTCGCTATTCCCGATCGAGATGGATTCCACATCGGGGTGGCAGTAATCGGAAGACGCAGGCATCGTGGAGGGCAGATGCCGTCACGGTATCTGCGAATTGCCGGAAGGTGATTTGTTTCGCGTTCACTCAAGGGAGTACTCGTGGGAATCGCAGACAAAGCTCAGAACAAGGCAGAAGATCTTGGCGGTAAGGCCAAGGAAGCTACCGGCAGTGTTACCGGTGACAAAGACCTCGAAAACGAAGGCAAAGGCGACCAGGTGAAATCAGCGGTCAAAGACGCTGGTGAGAAGGTCAAGGATGCTGCTTCCAGCATCAAGGACAAGCTGACCTAGCGATCCGCCACCAGGCGATTTCGGTCTCGGGCACACCATCCGGTAAAGTCACCAACGGTGGCGTGTCCGAGCGGCCTAAGGAGCACGCCTCGAAAGCGTGTGACGGGTAACCCCCGTCCGAGGGTTCAAATCCCTCCGCCACCGCCAAAGCTCCCCACCTGTTCACACAGGTGGGGAGCTTTTTTATGCGACGAGTCACCGCGGGTGGACTACGGCGACCTCGGGCAGATGGGCGCCCGACAATATGCGGTTGTGTACTTGGGTGGTGCGAGGTTTCCTCGACTGTAGGTGGAGCTGTTGAGGGTTCCCGCGAAGAGCGCTACTGACCGTTGGCAAGTTCCCGCAATTTTGCGCGAGACACTTTGCCTGCGGCCGATCGTGGAAAGTCCTGCACGAAGATGTATTCGCGCGGGCGTTTGAATCCGGCGATCTGATCACGTACGTGCTGGTCCAGTGCCGTGCGAAGGTCGTCGTCGCCGTTGAATCCGGATGCCAACTGGATAACCGCCACCACTTTCTGGCCCCACTCCGGGTCGGCCACGCCGATGACTCCGGCATCGTCGACGCCAGGATGCTCGAGCAGTGCGCCCTCGACCTCCGCCGGGTATACGTTCACTCCGCCGGTGAGAATCAAGTCTGCGCGGCGATCCAGGACGTACAGGTAGCCGTCGTCGTCGAAGCGTCCGACGTCTCCTGACGTGGCGAAGTCGCCCCAGAACGCAGCAGCGGTTTTCTCCGGGTCACCCAAGTATTCGAACGGGCTGGCCTTGAAGTAGATAGTGCCCTCTTCGCCCGGAGCGGCCAGTTCTCCGTCCAACCCCCGGAGCACTACGGCGCCCGGCGCCGGTCGCCCGATAGTGCCCGGATGTTCGAGCCACTCTTGCGTGGAGCACGTCGCCACTTGGCCCTCAGTCGAGCCGAGATACTCCCACAGCACCGGTCCGAACCAATCGATCATGGCGCGTTTGGTCGCCGGGGGGCACGGGGCACCGGCGTGAAGCAGGGACTGGATGCTCGAGACATCGGCAGCAACTCGAACGCCGGCAGGCAAATCGAGGAGTCGCTGAAAGTGCGTCGGAACCATGTGGGAGGTAGTGATCGCGTTGTCGCTGATCGAGCGAAGAACATCTTCGGCTTTGAAGCCCGGCAAGACGTACAGCGTATGCCCCGAATGCGAGAGGAACATTGAGTTGCCGCCGGGAGCAGCGTGATACACGGGCGAACAAACCAAATGGCGTCCAGGTTGCCCCGGTAAGATTCCCACAGTCGGCAAGTACTGAGCGGCCATTGCGAGTGAACTCTCGGGAGTTGCATCGGGGAGCGGACGGCGTACACCCTTCGGTCGTCCCGTGGTGCCGGACGTGTACATCATCAGCGAGCCGAGTGTCCGTGTGGCAGGAGTGTCGTCCGAGACGTCGGTAAAGGACTCGTAGCTGGACCAGTCGGCCGGCGCGCTACCGATAACCACGCGGTGCTGCACTGCGTCCTCGACCCGGCCGACGACCTTGTCGGCGAGTTCTGCATGCACGATAATGACGGACGCGTTGGAATCACGCACGATGTATTCGACTTCGGGCGCAGCCAGGTGGGTGTTGATCGGAACGAAGTACAAACCACTCTGCGTGCACGCCAGGGCAATTTCGTAGTACTCGGCACCGTTCAACAGCAGACCCGCGACGACGTCGCCTCGGCGCAGACCCACAGCGGTGAACTTGTTGCTGAGCTGGTTGACCTTGCTGATGAGCTCGCCGAAAGTTTTTGTCTTGCCGTCGATTACGATTGCGGGACGAGTGGGGTCGCGTTGGCCCAGAAGCCAGGCCCCCGGCGTTGAAGGATCAGACAGTGGTTGGGGATCCTCGCGCTCGCTGTTGACCACGGTAGACATGAGTGTCCTCTTTCTGGGGGGTATTAGTAACTATTGCGAAGTGTTCGTAATTTCTCGACTGTGTGCGTTGCCGGGATCGCAAACGCGTTCTGATCACCCTCACCACTGGAAGTCCGATGGCAACCAACGTCCAACTCTCCGGACGTTGGTTGCCGATGGCCGCCCCGCACCGTTGCGTCGACGCGGCGTGGCCGTCAGCCGCATCTTTATCGAGCGATCATCCGGTTGACGATCAGAATGGGAGGCATGTTGCTACTGACGCGAGGGGCCGGCGATCACCTGTAGTTCGGTGAAGCTGTGCAGACCCCACGGGCCGTTTTCCACTCCGACGCCGCTGTGCTTGTGACCACCGAAGGGGAGGTGGGGTAGTACACCTGCACCGTGCGCGTTGATCGAGACCTGTCCGGCTTCGAATTGCGGTGCGAGCTGCGCGGCGTGGTCGGCATCCCCCGACCACACGGACGCGGTGAGCCCGTACTCACTTCGGTTGGCGCGGACAATGGCGTCGGCTTCGTCTCGGAACGAGATGATGGGAAGCACGGGGCCGAATTGCTCTTCGTCGACGATGCGCATTCCGTCGTTGACCTGGTCGAGGATGGTCGGCTGATGAAAGTAGCCATCTCGGTCGATTGTCTTGCCGCCGGCGGTGGCACGCGCACCGTTGCTGACGGCGTCCGCAATCAATTCCTTGACTCGTTCGAACTGCGGCTTGTTGTTGATGGGCCCGAGTTCTGTTCCTTCGACGGTGCCCTCGTCGACCTTGACGGATCTGGCGATTTCACTGAGTGCCTCGACCAGTTGGGGCTGGATGCTTTCGTGTGCGTACACGCGCTTGATCGCGAGGCAGATCTGTCCGTTGTTGGTGAACGCGCTTCGGAAGAGGCTGGGTGCGATCTTCTCCACGTCCACGTCGCCGAGAATGACGGCGGGATCGTTTCCGCCGAGTTCCAGAGTGACGCGCTTGAGGTCGTCAGCGGCCCCGAGCGCGACCTTTCGCCCAACTGCGGTTGATCCGGTAAAGCTGACTTTCCGCGGAACGGGGTGTGAAACCATTGTTGCGCCAAGAGGATCAGGCCCGGTGACCACGTTCAGCACACCGTCGGGAAAGGTGCCACGGAGAATTCGGGCGAGCGCAAGTGTTGCCAGCGGCGTGTACGGCGAGGGTTTGACGACGATCGTGTTGCCCGCCCGCAGCGCCGGCGCAATCTTCCACATAGCGAGCGTGATCGGAAAATTCCACGGGGTGATGGCACTGACAACGCCCAACGGTCGACGGGTGACCTCCTCGAAGGCCTCCGCGTCGTTTCGGATGATTTCCCGCGGGATCTCGAGATCGGCGTAGTAGCGCAACCACGTCGCCGCAATATGGAATTCCATCGTAGAGTCGGCGAGCGACTTGCCCTGTTCGAAGGTCAGGATCGGGGCGAGTTCGCTGATCCGACTTTCGATGACGTCTGCTGCCTGGCGCAATGCGTCACGACGGAACTCCTCGTTGATTCGCCACGACGTGTACGCATTCTGAGCCGCGGCGAACACCTCGTCGAGTTGATCCGGTGTGACGGACGGAGCCTGTGCGAATACCTCGCCTGTCGCGGGGTTGATCACGCCGAAGGTGCCGGCGGTGAGGAGATCGCGTCCATTCGAGGTTGCTGCCGCCGATAAAGCTAGCGAATCCGTTGAGGTCATTCTCGATCCCATTTCGTGGTCAGTGTTGTGCCGGCGTCAGCACCGGCTTGATGGTCTTGCCGGAGAGCGAATCCTCCACGGCCTGGTTGATCTGTTCGAGCGGGTAGGTCTGGACGAGCTTGTCGAAGGGGAACCAACCGCGCTGCCACAGATCCACGAGTTGGGGAAGGAAAACCTGTGGGATCGAACTCCCTTCCAAGGCATACGTCACGGTCCGGCCGGTCAGCAAAGTCGGGTCGATTTCGAATTTCGCCTGGCTTCCGCCCACCAGCACGGCTTTACCTGGCATGTCGAGGACGCTGATAGCTGTCGTGATAACCGAAGGCACACCGGTTGTCTCGAAGGAGAAGTCGAGTCCGCGCCCGCCGTTCTTGACCGCTTCGACGAGGTCAGGTGTGTCGCCGCGGGCAGTTCGGGTAGCGCCGACTTCCAACGCTGTTTCGAGCCTGGAGTCGACCAGGTCGACGACGACGATGTCGCGGGCGCCTGCAGCCTTGGCGGCCATCACAGCAGCGAGGCCGACGCCGCCTGCCCCGAACACTGCAATACTCTGTCCGGCAGCCAGTTTCATCTCGTTGAGGACTGAACCGGCTCCGGTCTGCAGGCCGCAGCCAAGAGGGCCGAGAAGCTCGAGTGGGAGCGATTTGTCCACCACGACCAGATTGCGCTCTGTTGCGATGGCGTGCGTGGCGAAGGATGACTGTCCGAACCATCGGTTCGCCAGCGGGAGGCCGTTCTGATCGACCGCGCTCGTGCTGAAGTCCGGGCGGCGCCCCGTAACATTGCGAGGCATGAATTCGTCACAGTAGGAAGGTATTCCGGATCGACAGTTGCGGCAGTGATCGCAGGAATCGTAGCTGATCAGCACGTGGTCACCGACTTCGATGCCTCTGACTGCGCTACCAACCTCTTCGACGATGCCAGAACCTTCGTGGCCGAGAATGATCGGGCCCATCTGCGCAACCAAATCGGGATCCAGTATGTGAAGGTCGGTGTGACACATCCCGGCGCCGACTACCTTCACGAGAAGTTCGTCCGACGCCAGCGGTCCGAGCTCGATCTCCTCGAGTTCGAACTTGCCGTCGCCGTTACGCAGTACGGCGGCAGTTGCGGTAGTGGTCATGATTTCTTCTCCGTGGGGTTGAGGAGCTCGAGCGCATCTGCCCAGGTGCCCTTTTTGGCAATAATGCGGCGCAGCTTCATGATCTTGCGTTGTTCATTCAGCGTGGCGGCGCCGACCAGGCGGTCACCTGAGCGGTACAGTGCCACGAATTTGTCAGCCTCCGGATCGCCGGAAGCGAAGACAACTTCGTCGGCGACTGCGTTGCCTACGAACTGGATTCGGCTCTCGTACCAGTCGCTCCAGAAGTAGGGGACTGTCTCGTAAGGCTTGGCATCCTCCGGTGCGACGGCATTGACAGCTGCCTGGTTCGCCTGATCAGCAGCATTCGTCCAGTTCTCCAGCCGCACTGAGAGTCCGTCGAACGCGGGGTTGGCCAGTGGACCACATCGCCTGCCGCATAGACGTCTTCGAGCGAGGTTTGAAGGAACTCGTTTGCTATCACCCCGCCGTCTACTGGATGTAGTTCGATGCCCGAATCTGCCAGCCACCCGGTTGCGGGAGCCGCTCCCACGCCGACGACGACTAGTTCAGCGGGCAGCGAAGTTCCGGTACTGAGCCGAACGGCCTCGACGTGGGTGGTGCCGATCAGCTCTTCGACCTGGACGTCGCACAAGAGCGGAATTCCGTTGCGTTCGTGTAGCTTTGCGAGGGCCTGACCGACTGTCTCGCCGACTGCGCGGACGAGTGGAATGGGCGCAGCCTCGACGATTGTCACGTCTGCGCCTCGGTCCCGGGCGGACGACGCAAGCTCGGACCCGATGAATCCGGCGCCGACTATCACGAGCTTTGTTCCGGGGCGCAGTCTTTCGCGGAGTGCGAGTGCGTCATCGATCGTGCGAAGCCCGATAACGCCGTCCAAATCCGGGGCGTGGGGCAAGGAGCGTGGCGAAGCACCTGTCGCAATGATCAACTTCTGGTAGGGAATCCAGTCGCTGTCTCCAACACGCACGCGGTGCGATGTGGGGTCGAGTCCCGTCGCCGGCGCCCCGAGGCGAAGCTTCACATCCAGGGCGGCGAGCTCCTCGGCGGTTGTGTGAAAGTCGACCTCGGCGCCGTCTTTCAGGAACTGCTTGCTCAGGGGTGGCCGGTCGTAGGGGAGATGGAATTCGTCGCCGACCAGAGTGATCGGTCCCTCGTACCCTGCCAGGCGAGCGGACTCCGCGGCCCGCAGGCCGGCCAGAGACGCTCCGACAACTACGAGTCCCGCGCCGTGATCGATATCTGTTGCGCTCACGATCATGTCTCGTCGAGGGTCAACGCTTTGGCCGGGCATGCACGAACCGCCTCCCGGACGAGGTTTTCGTCGCCGTCATCGACCAATTCCTTGTGGAGAATCAGCGATCCGTCGTCGGCTACCTCGAAGTAGTCCTCGGTTACGGATTCACAGATTCCGATTCCTGTGCACCGCCCGCGATCGACAATGATTTTCATAGCGCCGTTCCTGTTCTTTACTGGGGTTTGTTACACGCGTACCGGGAGGTGCTTGATCCCGTTGATGAACTCGCTGAAGAGGTACACCGGCTCGCCGACCTCCATGGTGGGGAGTTTGGTGAGAATCTGCGAGTACAGTGCTCGCAGTTGGGCTTTGGCGACCATGTGGCCGAGGCAGTAGTGGACACCGCCGCCACCGAAGGCAACATGGTTGTTGTTGGGGCTGCGCTGCAGGTCGAACCGATGAGGATCGTCGAAGGTGTCCTCGTCACGGTTTCCTGAGCAGTAGAACATGACGACCTTGTCGCCCCTGGCGATCTGGGTTCCACCCAGTTCGATGTCCGCAGTTGCTGTTCGCGCAAATTCCTGGACGGGCGAGGCGTGGCGAATGAACTCCTCGATCGACTGGGCGATGCGGCCGTCGAAGTCTTCGGTCAGCCATCGCTTCTGGTCCGGATTCTTGGCCAGTGACATGGCGGTGTGGCTGGTGGTCTGCTTGGTGGTGTCGTTTCCGGCGACACTGAGCAGGAGCATCATGGCAGTGACGTCCGACTCGGAGAGCGGTTTGCCGTCGAATTCGGTGTTGGCCAATGCCGTGGCGATGTCGTTGGCCGGGTTTTTGCGACGGAAATCGACCAGGTCGTTGCCGATCTGCGCCAAGATCTCGATCTGCTGCACGGTGAACTCGACCGGTGACATCCCCTCGGGGCACACGTCGGGGTCAGCGGCACCGACAAGGTTGTCGCCGGCCTTCGCGAAGTCTTGGACCAAGCTCTCGGGGACGCCGACGAGATCGGCGATCGTGAGCATCGGCAGCTTCGACGCGACTTCGGTGACAAAGTCGAACTCGCCCGCGCCGACTACTCGGTCGACGATTTGTTCGGCACGTTCTTCGATCTTGTCGCGCAGACGCTTGACTGCCTTCGGCGTGAACCCGGAGCTGATGATCTGGCGGAATCGAGTGTGATCGGGCGGATCCATCATCACGAAGTTCTGTCCCCCGTACATTTCCGGATCTTTTGGCGCGAACCCCACCCCCCGCCACTTGAGCTGATCGGAGCTGAAGATTTCGTGGTTCTGACTGACGAACGCGATATCTGCACTCTTGACCACTGCCCAGAACCCTGGCTCGCCGTGGTCGGGTTTGAAATGCGGGCGGTCCAGAGGCTTGTGCCAGCTCACCTGAGCATTCTTGCGCAGCCATTCGAATGTCTTGTCCCGCTCGGCAAATGGCCGACTCCAGAACTCGACGCTGGTGATATCGATGTCCGGCGCCGTCAGCGGGTGCTCGGTGGATGGAATTGAGGTGGTCATCCAGGTGCCTTTCTGTGGCTCCAGCGGGGGGTGGGTTGTTCAGTCGACGAAGTTCCTACTCGTCAGGGTGCAGCAGTCGGCTAGCCGAAGATCGCTCTACGGACGTCGGTTCGAGAGAACCAAACTGCCGGCGGCGCCGAAGTAGTACCCGACTCCCTGAACGAAGCTGATTTCGACTCCCGGAACCTGCTCACACGCTTCCCCGCGTAGTTGGCGCACCGCCTCCTGGATGGCGAACATCCCGTACATACCGCTGTGGCTGTAGGACATTCCACCGCCGTTGGTGTTCATCGGAAGTCGGCCGCCCTTGGACGTATGTCCTTCGGCGACAAAGTCTCCCGATTCGCCGAAGCCGACAAACCCGAGATCCTCGAGCATGTACAGCGGGACGTGGGCGAAGGCGTCGTACGCCATCAGATGGTCGACGTCGTCATGGGTGATTCCCGCGGTTGCGAAGGCCTCGGCGCCCGCGCGACGGAATCCACCGAACGATCCGGGGTCTTGCATCTGTGAAACCAATGTAGATTCGGAGGCTTCACCGGATCCGAGAAGGTAGAGATGCCGATCGGATCCCGGCATGTCTGCTGCCCGTTCTGCACTGGTGAGGATCAAGGCGCCGCCGCCGTCGGTTTGCACACAGCACATGTCGCGGGTGAACGGGTACGCCACGCGTGGAGCAGCCAGCACTTCGTCCACCGACATTGGCTTGCGGCGGAAAGCCCGGGGATTGTCGAGCGCCCAGTTGCGCTGCGAAACGACCAGTTCAGCCATGTGCTCGACGGTCATTCCGCGCTCGTGTAGAAAGCGCAGGGCCGGAAGCGTGAAGGTTGAATACGGCATGGTTGCGCCGTAGACAGTCTCGAACTGACCGGTCATGGAGTTCAAACCCAGCGGCCATGGTGGTACGCCGATGCGGGACCTGCCGGACTCTCCGTGTGTCACGAGAATAACGTCAGCGGCTCCCGAAGCAATGGCGGCTGCGGCGTGACGTACATGAAGCATGAAACTGCAGCCGCCGACGCCTGTTCCGTCCAGCCAGCGAGGGGTTATACCGAGATGGTGAGTGACCTCGAAGGGTCCTAGTCCGGTGGTGGCGACGCCGTCGATGTCCGCGGGTGTGAGGCCGGCGTCGGCCATTGCGTTGCGGGCGGCGTTGGCATGTAGATCGAGGACAGACATGTCCGGCAAGACGCCAATGTCGGTGGTCTCCGACGCGCCGACGATCGCAATGTTTCCGTTGTGCATTGATGTCATCGGGCCGACTCCTGCAACGGCGTGAACATTGGGAGTTTCAGGTCTCCACGTTCGACGAACGTGACTTCGAGCTGTAGGTCGAGCGGAAGGTTCTCCGGGGTGGGATCCACGCCGATCACGTTGCTCATCAGGTGGGGTCCCTCCTCGAGTTCGACCAGGGCGACGACGATGGGAGTCTCGGCGTCGAATGGTGGAGTCGGTCGATAGTTGATCACGTACGACAGCAGTCGGCCTCGGCCACTGACCGGGGTCCACACCACGTCATCGGAGTTGCAATACGGACAGAAGGGGCGTGGATAGAAGTAGTGCTGGGTGCACGACTGGCATTGTTGAATGGTGAGTTCCTCCCGCTGTGCACCCTCCCAATAGGGAGTGGTGGCTGGGGTCGGAACCGGTACAGGCCCTGTCAAGGGACAGTCCTTTCGTCGGGTGGCTCTGCGATGGGTCATCAAGGCTCTCAACGGGATACGTTCCGTTAAGTTCGTTTTGACGGATATGTTCCGTAACGTTCTTTTGAAAGGAACGCGTTCCGTTGCGTTGCTTCAACGGAATACCTTCCGTTACGTCTTTTTTTGACCCGAACGAGTTCTGGGTAGTTCGCTTAAACGGAACGCGTTCTGTCACGATCAGAGTGATCCAGTTCATGTCGGATGTCAAGGTCTGGTCAAAAAGTCTGAAAAATCCGATTAATGACTTTCGGTACGAGGCTTGCCAACTACATACGTAACGTGTTCTCTTTAAGTGTAGTAAGTTGTTGGACAAGGCTTTCCGCCTGTCGAGCGGAATTGCGCAAACCGTCCGGTAACCCCGCTTCGCTCCCGCAAATATCTACTTGGATGGAATTGAGGTCCTACATGCCGATCGATAGCTCACTCGTCGGGCTCACCAGCAAGCCTGTTTGGAAGACGTGGACGTCGACAGACGCACTGCTGTACGCCCTGGGCGTCGGAGCCGGTCAGGCCGACCCGCTCGACGAGCTGGAGTTCACCACGGAAAACAGTGAGGGCATTGCGCAGAAGGTTCTCCCGACGTTCGCCAATGTCGTGTTCTCCGGCGGCGGAGACGGACCCGCACTGCCCGACGATGTCGACTACAGCAAGCTCCTGCATGCGTCGCAGTCGTTCAACCTGACGGGCCCGCTCCCGACCGACGGTCGCGTGGAAACCACTCGCACGATCACCGGCGTATACGACAAGGGATCCGGTGCCTTGCTCACGATGGAAATCGTCGCCCGCGACTCTGCCGGCCAGGTAGTGGGAACCCATCGAGTCCGGGTCGTTCTTCCGAGGTTACGGAGGGTTCGGCGGCGATCGCGGGCCGTCAACCACCTGGGAACTGCCGACCCACAAGCCGGATCACGTTGTCACGCAAACAACTCGACCGGACCAGGCGCTGCTCTACCGACTCAGTGACGACCGGAATCCCCTGCATTCGGACCCGACCTTCAGCGCGCGCGGCGGGTTTTCCACCCCGATCCTGCACGGCATGTGCACCTATGGCTACGTCGGTCGGGCACTCCTGCACGCTGTGGCCGATTCGGATCCGACACGTTTCACGGGGATGTCGGGGCGGTTCACCAAGCCTCTGTTGCCCGGACAGACAATCACGACCTCGATCTGGGTTGACGGTAGCGGTGTTCGGTTCCGGACGGTCGACGACATCGGCGACGTGATCATCGACCACGGCACCGCCACCATCCACTGACGGCACCGTCTTAATCCAACTAACACCCAACCCCGTTACAGACTCGCCGCGATGTTTGTCGTGGCATGAACAAAGGAAAGATTCATGGGTTCACTCGAAGGTCGCGTAGCGATCGTGACCGGCGGCGGCCGCGGCATCGGCGCGTCGATCAGCAGATTGTTCGCCGCCGAAGGCGCAAAACTTGTCATCAACGACCTCGGCTCGTCTACAGACGGTCATGGCGGGGACCAAGGGCCGGCGCGTGATATCGCTGCCGAAATCGTTGCCGGCGGCGGCGAAGCCGTTTCGGACGGCGGCGACATCGCCGATGTCGCGACCGGTCAACGCCTGGTCGATCTCGCTCTGGAGCACTACGGCAAGCTGGACATCGTTGTCAACGTCGCGGGAATTTTGCGTGACAAGATGATCTTCAACCTCCCGGAAGAAGACTGGGATGCAGTCATCCGAGTCCATCTGCGTGGACACTTCAGCACCATCAAGCCGGCGGCAGCCTATTGGCGAGCGCAGCGAAACCCGGAAGGCCAGTACCGCATCATCAACTTCACCTCCGATTCCGCGTTGCAAGGGTCGCCGGGCCAGCCGAACTACGCCGCAGCCAAGATGGGCATTATCGGCTTGACTGCGTCCACGGCCAACGCTCTCGCGCGATACGGCGTTACGGTCAACGCTATCGCTCCGGGCGCCGTCACCCGTCTGACGCAAACCGTGCCCGAGGAGAAGAGTATGGGCGGTGGCCTCGACGACTCCGTCTCGCCGGACAACATCGCGCCCATCGTCGCGTACCTTGCCGGTACGAGTTCCGATTGGCTGTCGGGCCGCACGATCGGCGCCATGGGCTACGACGTCAAACTGTGGAACAACCCCGAGATCGTCTCCACGGTCACCTCCGACGGACCGTGGAACCTCGACGACCTGGCCGCAAAGGTGGAGAAGGACTTCCGTCCGCTGGCTGACGGTCTGCACCCGTCCATCTTCATGGCACAGGTCCCGTCCTGACTCGTGAGTGCCGGATGAAGGGGAAGACGCTGCCCTGAGGGCGTGCCCTGCTGTCGATGCAGGGACGATATCGTGGAGGCTGACGGGACCGCGTCAGTTTCGGTACACGATGGGGGAAGCCTGGATGGCCGCAGTGAAAGTGAATGGCCGCACAGCTGAGGCCAAGGCATTCCGTGTCGAGCGCGTCGTGAAAGCGACTCGTGAGTTGGCAACTGCAGGTGGCTACGACGCCGTGCAGATGCGGGAGGTCGCTCGCGTTGCGCAAACCGCCCTGTCGACGCTGTACAAGTACTACGCGTCCAAAGACGAGCTGATCACTGCAGCCATTCAGTCGGAACTGCATTCCCTGGCTGATGACCTACTCCGCCGTCCGCCGCGGCAGCGGACGGCGGAGGGGCGGGCCGGAGAGGTCTTCGTCCGGGCATTCTTGGGGATGGTCCGAGATCCGGGGTTCGCCCACGCTGCGATGTCCGTGCACAAAACGCTGCGCGAGTACGACCCCGATCGCGGCGAGCGTCCCACGGAAGGTGACCAGATAGCGCAATGGTCTATGCCCTTCA
The nucleotide sequence above comes from Rhodococcus sp. KBS0724. Encoded proteins:
- a CDS encoding SDR family NAD(P)-dependent oxidoreductase translates to MGSLEGRVAIVTGGGRGIGASISRLFAAEGAKLVINDLGSSTDGHGGDQGPARDIAAEIVAGGGEAVSDGGDIADVATGQRLVDLALEHYGKLDIVVNVAGILRDKMIFNLPEEDWDAVIRVHLRGHFSTIKPAAAYWRAQRNPEGQYRIINFTSDSALQGSPGQPNYAAAKMGIIGLTASTANALARYGVTVNAIAPGAVTRLTQTVPEEKSMGGGLDDSVSPDNIAPIVAYLAGTSSDWLSGRTIGAMGYDVKLWNNPEIVSTVTSDGPWNLDDLAAKVEKDFRPLADGLHPSIFMAQVPS
- a CDS encoding TetR/AcrR family transcriptional regulator, whose protein sequence is MAAVKVNGRTAEAKAFRVERVVKATRELATAGGYDAVQMREVARVAQTALSTLYKYYASKDELITAAIQSELHSLADDLLRRPPRQRTAEGRAGEVFVRAFLGMVRDPGFAHAAMSVHKTLREYDPDRGERPTEGDQIAQWSMPFTRIAAAQAWGPDHRSTPMQSRTLSMLENLWGASVVGWLNGDTSVDEVKRRLRLAAKRLLISDPAVPNGNSSESN
- a CDS encoding MaoC/PaaZ C-terminal domain-containing protein, with the translated sequence MLYRLSDDRNPLHSDPTFSARGGFSTPILHGMCTYGYVGRALLHAVADSDPTRFTGMSGRFTKPLLPGQTITTSIWVDGSGVRFRTVDDIGDVIIDHGTATIH
- a CDS encoding Zn-ribbon domain-containing OB-fold protein → MTGPVPVPTPATTPYWEGAQREELTIQQCQSCTQHYFYPRPFCPYCNSDDVVWTPVSGRGRLLSYVINYRPTPPFDAETPIVVALVELEEGPHLMSNVIGVDPTPENLPLDLQLEVTFVERGDLKLPMFTPLQESAR
- a CDS encoding MaoC family dehydratase N-terminal domain-containing protein, producing MPIDSSLVGLTSKPVWKTWTSTDALLYALGVGAGQADPLDELEFTTENSEGIAQKVLPTFANVVFSGGGDGPALPDDVDYSKLLHASQSFNLTGPLPTDGRVETTRTITGVYDKGSGALLTMEIVARDSAGQVVGTHRVRVVLPRLRRVRRRSRAVNHLGTADPQAGSRCHANNSTGPGAALPTQ